The Abyssisolibacter fermentans genome window below encodes:
- a CDS encoding ACT domain-containing protein, with protein MKAIVTVIGKDNVGIISKTSKLLAEHNINILDISQTILKDYFTMIMIVDLEKMDVDFQEISEILKNNQSSIGVTIKIQREDLFNSMHKIS; from the coding sequence ATGAAAGCAATTGTAACTGTTATAGGAAAGGACAATGTAGGTATTATATCAAAAACATCTAAATTATTAGCGGAGCATAATATTAATATTTTAGATATAAGTCAGACAATACTGAAAGATTATTTTACTATGATTATGATTGTAGACTTAGAAAAAATGGATGTTGACTTTCAAGAAATATCTGAAATATTAAAGAATAATCAAAGTTCTATTGGCGTTACTATTAAAATTCAAAGAGAAGATTTGTTCAATTCTATGCATAAAATATCGTAG